TATCCTCACCGACATGAGGGTAAAGTAAAATACGTATAATAATAAGCTGTGCATTATCAATACAAACTTAATAAAACATAATTTGAATTAAAAGAACTTTTTAAATTTTTTTAATAAGTATTTTCTATCCGAAAAATCAGATTAAGCGGGTGATTAGGTTAAAATTTGCGAAAGAACGTTGCTTCAATATATGAAGAGGCCGTTTAACATATCTTCCAAAAAAGTTCGCTTTTATATTTCATACATTTTTCAACTGCAAACTGCCAACTCAAAACTGCCAACTGAATCAGGGCGTTGCCTTCGGCCGGGCTTTACGCTGCAAGTCCTCGCCTTGCCTACACTCAATCCCGCCCGCGCTCCGGGCTTTCCGCTTCAATCCCTAACGCTGCCTGCGCACAGGTCCAAAACAAAAGATATTAAAGCACTGTAGTTTTAGTTGTTCCTTTATCCCTGACCATCAAAAAATGAAAAAGAGTTCCTGATGGGCAGGAATACTCTTTTTGCTAACCAATTATAAAACATAAATCATGAGAGAGAAGAGACGCAGGGGAGGAATCGAACCAACCTTTTGCTGCCGAACCAGCGCCTGCCGTTTAGTTTGAAATGAACCCCATTCACAAACTAATCTGTGGCAAATATATAAATATTCTATTAAATCTATATATTTAGTAGTATTTATTAAAAAAAACTCATTACAATTTCAAAACACACTAATTAACAGCCATTTAAATTTAGCTATTAACGCTCATCCGATTTATTGGAGCAGATCTTCTCAAAAGGAACGTGGTATTCCTCCCCTAACGATTTTTCGTACTCGGCAGCAAACTCATCATATACTTTGCGGGCATGCTCAATGCCACGGGTACGGCGCAAAGCTTTGATTTTAAATTTAATAGCGATATCGTTAAAAGGATCGATATTTAAAACAACCCGCGAGATTTCAAGCGCTCTTTTATAATCAAACGAGTCGTAAACCTTTTTAATCACCGGCAAAATTACCGGCATCAGGGCTTCTTCATACTCCTGTTTAAAATCATCCAGCCAAATTTCGGGAATATGCTGCAGTAATCCGCCGCGTGCTACCAGATCAAAGTGGTTAAATAAAGATTGCTCAGCATTGCCGGCCTGTTTCAGATCGTCCCTTACAATAAAGTAATCGCAATAAAAATCATCGGCTATAACAAAGCTATAGGTATCATTAAGGAAAGTAAGTTCCAGCCCCTCAATATCCGAAAGGATCTTACGCAGGTGATTGATGGTAACTCCGCGGATGTTTTTGGTTTTAGCTACATCTTTATCAGGCCAAAGAATAGTGGAGATCTTCTTAGAGATCACGCCACTCTTATCACGGCTATTCAATAAAATAAGGATAAAAAGCTGTTTAATTTTCGAGCTGAACAGGTAAGTGATATCCTTCGCGTTTTTATCAAATACGGTAAACTCACCCAACAGGTACACCGCGTTAGCCCTGCTGCCGGGCTCGTTCTCTTCCCTATAGGTAATAACAGGCGCTTCATTACCAGCCGGAGCGGGCACCTCATCATCAGTTCTTTTTCGTTTCAGAAAAAACATCACTATGCCGGCTAACAGCAGCAGGGCTGAAACACCGCCCAAAACCCGGTACAGCGTAAATGTTTTTTGGCGCGGCTGATGTGCTGCAAGGTAATCCAGCTCGCTTACCGGAGGCGCAGTAAGGGCGAAAATCTTTATTACCGATTGCGATGGTGTAATAAACTCCTGCGTGGTACAATAAAACACATCCTGCGTGGCATTGTAAAACAGGTTATGATCTGTTTCTATGCGTTCGGATACAACAGGGATCGTTCCGCTTACTATCTGGTACGATCCGTCCTTTATCGAAAACTTGTAAAGCCGCATGGCGGTTTTTGGTTTTTCGTGCGGATAGCAAAGCGCGTAAAAAAACTGCTTATCTTTTGAAATGATCAGGTTATTGGCCGGCACAAAGGCTTCTTCGTTAGGCTTTATATCCCATAGTTTTTTAACGGTATGGGTACTTAAGTTAACCCGGTACAAATCATAATAGTGCATCCCGCCAACCACCTGGTTGCCCGACTGGTTGCCATAACCGCCAAAAATATAAACATCATTATTGCTATCGGCCGTACTGCTGGCCGAAAAAAAGCGGGGGGTGATCACATCGCCGGTAAAATTCTGGATCTGCCAGTTATCCGTTATCTTATCGTACTTAAAAAAATCTTTATAGTATTTAAACGAACCGTAACCGCCAAACAGGTACAGGTTATTAAAATCCTTATCGTAAAATATATTATGGTGATGCCTTTGCTCGGTAATGGTTGCGCGGCCATAAAAATCCCAGGTAAGGCTGTCAAGGTTAAAAGCCGCTATGCTGGGAGATGGCTTTGGCGCCCGTAACACTTCGTACAGGTAGCATTTGTTCTCTTTTACATTAATAACGCTTTTACCGAGGTGTAGTGGTACATCCAGTTGTTTTTTGAAGGCTTTGGCCCAGGCATTGCCGCGTTCGTTGTCATAATAAAAAACCGAATCGTTTTTAAAAATAAAAAACTGCCCTGTACGCTGGTTAAAATTTAAGCCGGCAACCTCATTAAACGTTCGCGTATACTTTTGCTTCCAAAAATACGATTCGTTAATGAGCCAGGACGGGTTATCAACATGGCCCAAATCATCTCCTTCGGCGCTGTACACATCGTTGCCGGTCCACTCATTTAACTGGAAGCTGTATCGATCATCATCATTGCTTACTACCAGATTTTTGATAGCCATATTGGGCACGTCCGAATAATGTTCGTTTTTTCCAAACGTGATCCTGGCAGTCATTTTACCATCAAAACCCAAACCACCGGCGCGGTACCATTTACCGTCGACCGAAACACCCACCTTATCGCCTTTCAAATCCAGATCCACCACAATCTTCATCCATTTGCGCCTTTTTAACACGCTATTGGCAAGCGGGATATTCAGTTTATTGCTACGGCTATCAATATTAAAATTAAGAAAGGACCCCATGTTGTAAATAGAGCTCAGGCTATAGGAGTTACCTTTTACATCGGTTAAATTTAAAATATAACCGAGGTGTTGATTATCCCATAACGAAAGATCGAAGGAGATAACAACACGATTGTGAAATGTAGGAGGGTCTTGCTTAAACACCTGGTACGAGGTGCGTTTGCTCATCAGGCTGTCGTTCGATCCGAACTGGAGGCCCTGGCCATTACCTTTTAGCGCAGGGAGCAGCATAATAAAAAGCAATACAATCTTACATGCCTTTTTACGAAGCATTAAAATTTTATCTTTTTTTATCATTTAAAAAACATTGTTTAAACACGCAAAACCGGCGGCGCTATAGGTTAGAATAATGTGCTAAAATAGAGTTTTTTTAGCTACGAGGAGAGATAACATTTAAAAACCGATAACCTAAATCCACATAAGTTATGTATTCAGTTGTCTGGCAGAAGGCAAGGTTTGTTAACAAAACGCCTCCTAAAACCGAGACCAAATGTTAAATTTTAGCGATGAAATGTTAAATGTACAGTACTAAATGTTAAATAGCTTGCATAACTAACTATTTAGTTATATTTTGGCTCCCATAACGAACCTTATGAAAATCACATTTATTGGACTATTGCTACTTTGCTTCGGCTTTACCACTTCATTTGCTCAAACCGGCTATAGCGTAAAAGGTAAAGTGGCCGATACGGTAGCCAACTCAAATCTTATCAATGCCAGTGTAAGCGTAATTACCGCTAAAGATTCCATCCTTCAAAAATTTACCCGGGTTAAAGATGATGGTACTTTCACCATCAGCAATCTTAACAAAGGCAAATTTATTTTAGTGGCTACCTACCCCGGCTATGCCGATTTTGTAGAGCGCTTTACTTTAGATTCGGCACATACCACCCACAATTTTGGCACCGTAAGTATGCTGCTTAAAGAGCGCCTTTTAAAAGAGGTAATTGTAAAAGGCAAAGCCGCAGCCATTAAAATTAAAGGCGATACCACCGAGTTTAACCCGGCCGCCTATAATATCCAACCCAACTCGAAGGTGGAAGACCTGCTGAAGCAGCTTCCGGGCATTGAGGTGGATAAGGATGGTAAAATCACCGCGCAGGGCCAAACGGTAAAAAAAGTACTGGTTGATGGCGAAGAGTTTTTTGGCGACGACCCAACCCTGGTTACCAAAAACCTGCGCGCCGATATGGTTGATAAAGTACAGCTGTATGATAAAAAAAGCGACCAGGCAGCCTTTACCGGTATTGACGATGGCGTGAAAGATAAAACCATCAACATTAAATTAAAAGAAGATAAAAAGAACGGCTACTTTGGCAAGCTTGACGGTGGCCTTGGTACCGATGGTTACTACCAGGGGCAGGCTTTGTTTAACCGCTTTAAAGGCAAGCAAAAATTTTCGCTTTATGGCACCTTAGGCAATAACGGCAAAACCGGTTTGGGCTGGGAGGATAACAACAAATACGGCGGCGGCGGTAACATGGAGTTTGGCGATGATGGCGGCTTCTATATTTTTGGTGGCGGGGGTGATGATCTTGACAGCTTTAACGGCCGTTATGATGGCGAAGGCAAACCCGTAGCCCGTACCGGTGGCGCGCACTATGATACTAAATGGAAC
The sequence above is a segment of the Mucilaginibacter celer genome. Coding sequences within it:
- a CDS encoding Kelch repeat-containing protein, with amino-acid sequence MIKKDKILMLRKKACKIVLLFIMLLPALKGNGQGLQFGSNDSLMSKRTSYQVFKQDPPTFHNRVVISFDLSLWDNQHLGYILNLTDVKGNSYSLSSIYNMGSFLNFNIDSRSNKLNIPLANSVLKRRKWMKIVVDLDLKGDKVGVSVDGKWYRAGGLGFDGKMTARITFGKNEHYSDVPNMAIKNLVVSNDDDRYSFQLNEWTGNDVYSAEGDDLGHVDNPSWLINESYFWKQKYTRTFNEVAGLNFNQRTGQFFIFKNDSVFYYDNERGNAWAKAFKKQLDVPLHLGKSVINVKENKCYLYEVLRAPKPSPSIAAFNLDSLTWDFYGRATITEQRHHHNIFYDKDFNNLYLFGGYGSFKYYKDFFKYDKITDNWQIQNFTGDVITPRFFSASSTADSNNDVYIFGGYGNQSGNQVVGGMHYYDLYRVNLSTHTVKKLWDIKPNEEAFVPANNLIISKDKQFFYALCYPHEKPKTAMRLYKFSIKDGSYQIVSGTIPVVSERIETDHNLFYNATQDVFYCTTQEFITPSQSVIKIFALTAPPVSELDYLAAHQPRQKTFTLYRVLGGVSALLLLAGIVMFFLKRKRTDDEVPAPAGNEAPVITYREENEPGSRANAVYLLGEFTVFDKNAKDITYLFSSKIKQLFILILLNSRDKSGVISKKISTILWPDKDVAKTKNIRGVTINHLRKILSDIEGLELTFLNDTYSFVIADDFYCDYFIVRDDLKQAGNAEQSLFNHFDLVARGGLLQHIPEIWLDDFKQEYEEALMPVILPVIKKVYDSFDYKRALEISRVVLNIDPFNDIAIKFKIKALRRTRGIEHARKVYDEFAAEYEKSLGEEYHVPFEKICSNKSDER